Below is a genomic region from Zerene cesonia ecotype Mississippi chromosome Z, Zerene_cesonia_1.1, whole genome shotgun sequence.
TCATAGCGAAAGCGTTTTATCATCCACGTGTTTTTCAATCAATTCTCATGATTTGTGTTTGCTCTTCTTAGAATTGGCCATAACAGAAGGTACAACTTTATTACTCAGTTTGGGACCCActgtttttatcttataagtaATCCATGTCaactttaaagaaaaacttCTGTAGCGTAAGCACTGTTTTTACGTACTAATTAAGTATTATGTAACAACTTATtggacaaataaattaatttcatttcataattcaCGTCGCAATGGAGTGAAAAGTGAAAGGTGATGATGATACTAGAGATACTTGATACAAGATGAAACTTTTGCCGCGGATTAAGATGTTTACCCACGGTAAAAAGTAGTCTTGAGAACGggaatgaaatgttattttaataataatttttgaaaaattaatgggaataattgaccgcctccttggtacagtggtcaacgtgagcgtagaaccgagggggccctgggttcgaatcccggtggggacgcacaaaaaaaaatacgtctcagtctggcaggacacagaaggctagggatcacctacttgtccataaacaaaaatcgatcagtgaaacagatgcgtatcatctgccccatacccgactaggggacacgggacttcacttttaatgGGAATAAGATGTTAGCGGATGCACGTAACcagctattttatatatcgtgatagcaaattaatttagatatcgcgatatgaaaataaccttattaataactagctgcccCAACTCCACCTGGGCAATCACATTTATGAAAGCTTTTCAAATAGTAGAAGTTTCTAAAAGTACTCAGGCATTCTTGAGTTACGGTGTTACAGGATAACGGTGTAAAACtgatctattttaaatatacacctaaagaataaattaataatggcTAGTTTCATAGCCTTTATATCCCTGACTTATGTCTATATACCTGGGGTCAGTCTTCCTGAGTACAGCGTGGCCATATCCAGGCACCACTTGGCCAGACTTGAGCGTCTTCCAAATGAACTCCTTGAGCCCTTCTTCCGTGAAGTTGTCACCCACTTGCTTGCGGAGCTTTTCCAGCCAGATCAAAACCTGTACCATAAGAATGTTAATGCACTAACTATATAAAACCTTGACCGTTTGTTTTCGCTTTAGCTGTTGTATCAAGAAGGAAGAAGTAACAATCATATAAGAAAGTCGAtcacaatgtttatatatttaatacaaaggTATGATATGTATTCCTATTGTTCTATTTGAAAAAGTACAgtcttaaaaatatctaaaataaagtttacatATCAAAACCTTTCAGAAGTTTAACTTTAAACTAATTTCAACCttcttacttaaaatataggacaattttaacagttttacCACTTGCTGATAGAGCATTGACTATTtgacacttaattttttttcatacattatatcACTTTAATTGACACATAAGACTTATGACTGACTTATGACTTAATAATCTGTGAGAGGGGACAAAATAATGCCAATGACTAACCAGCACCCACTAACCGCTTACCTCTTGGTTAGCTAATCCGTGAAGAGGTCCAGCGAGACCATTAAGACCGGCTGCGAAGGACAGGTAAGGGTCGCTCAAGGCAGAGCCGACCAAGTGGGTGGTGTGGGCAGACACATTGCCTCCCTCGTGGTCACTGTAGACAAACAGATGGAACTGgttagaatttataatatagaaataattagatTTCAAAGTAATTCATGGTGATGTTACGGAAAAGAACAGTTTTAAGACAACTGGAAATTTTTTTTAGGTCCATTTCGCTTATGTTAGTGGCTTATCATGTGTTAGAAATTAATGATCGATATGAATTGTACCATCCGAGTTTCGGCCTGGGGCctgttaatgttaaaaatcgGAAGTATAGaatgcattaattaaaaaagggcCTTGAAATTGTTTACAGCGAattctaaattcaatttataagtaaaactaCGAGCTATAATATTGATTCTTACAAAAAGTATGTgcaattttgatatatttgccCGAAACAAAATCACCGAACGCATCTTGAGAAGACTTACTTTCGAAGATACGAAGAAAAAATGAACTATATAGCATTTAagtcttttgtattttattggatagtattttttttttttttttttagtttatatccTAATTAATGGCTAATTTGGTAGAATTAGATTGAAATCactattaaagtataaaatattatcgaaGTGTATAATTGCACggataaaataaacgtatcaTTGCCGCGTTACACCTTACATAACCTCAACGCGTGAGGCATCATATGACTAACGGCCACTTATACAGTAGCACGATACAACATTATCTAACTGCTAGCCACTTgtcccggcttcacccgttgATCcggaataaaacatattatagcTTGTGACATTCACAGATAACGTGcctttcttttaataaaataattttcataatagatTCAACGATTACCCCCCACAACACAACGTACAGGTCTTTTGTTGCGAATAGTAAAAAATCAACACATTACAGATTTATACCGAAGATATGTCACTTTTAATTAAGatcacaaattataatatacccCATCgagtgttttataaattgttttagtttaactcgataaaaatatcttttcaAATACGAACAAATATATTcgggtaaaaaaatatattttatgcttgCATTTTAAGAATAGCGTACAACATATGgcgtaaaaaaacaattcttcATAGCCTTATCACGAGTATCATACCTACATTTATCGTACTTTCAATTACTCTagttgaaaaacaaataacataatacaccAAATACTGAGTCATGTGTTATAACATTACCCAATTTCAAGGTAAAACGTTCATGATAACGATAAGTGGAGCGCTGGCAACACGTTAAATGTATTTCTACTAACTAGCTTATAAGTATGCAGACATGGTTAAATGACAGTTTCACTTGTACCAGAATTGTTAGATATCTTATATCGCATCTTGATAACACTTCGCTTAAAGTTTACTAGTAAATGCAACATTTTGatcaatttaatgtttgttttaatagctATGAATTGCACCGGAATCTATGCTTATAACcttaagtttgtttgaacgctctaATTGAGGAACTACTGTACAGATTTAAAAGACTATTTAACCGTAAGATGTGTACGCGATCTCTGAACGCTATTAGGCTATACTCGTATGTACCCCGGACCGGGATGCAAGTAAGTcgtaattaacaatataatttactccTTTTAAATACGTTCAAGGTCGCAAAACCtagcaaaatataatataacaacattACAAGCCCGATTCgaatgatgattttttttcccATTTACCCACTATCAATCTAAAATATTGCATAGCCTTAGCGTAGAATCTTACACGTGCTATGGTGTCGAGCAAAGCGTATAAAGGAAACACCCGTTAATGGTTACAAGGCCggcaaaattatatacaatcgCGGAGCAGCGAGAAATCAGCAACAGGCATGCGACATTACATAAGCAATATTATCGGATGCAGGTTATCACGATAAGCGTTCGGGTATTTAGACGTGAAATTGCGCATGTAAAACCGGCTTGCACCACTTGTAACTCGAGAGTAGTGagagttttatatttgtatggaaaAATGCATAAAGTTATCTGTCCTTGAACATGTTTGACGAtttgtttcaatgttttaCAAACGTTAAGGAAAATTGCGGTGTTTTGAACGTAACATAAGATATCTTTAAactaatatacatatgtatttaactGTGCCTTAAACGtctagtttataaaataaacgctTTAAAAAccatacgaatattataatgcgACAGTCACCCGACCTATATAtatgtctcttcttcacgcctaaactctagactgatttggatgaaatttagcacGAGAAGAGTCAAGAATGgacacaaaatgtattttacccCGAATATTTTCTCAGCCACGTGACATTCCATGTTTTCTTCTAgctacgcgggcgaaaaggatcttaaaaatattatcattctaAAATTtccaatattgtaaaaataaatttcaaacctACAAATTAAATACCCTATCTCATATATATGAACTTCAGTATAATTCATATCATTCTTTTCATCACACCACTACAAGGTTCCTACAAGTTGCGTGTGTTGAAAACATCAGCGAAAGGAAATAATCATTACGTAATTTAACCCTTCACACGAGTTTTTAAACAGCGGTAACATACGTTGCAATATATCGTACcctcttttaaatattacaaacgcaATCAGATAAGAACAGCTCAGATTCATAACTACAGAAGGAAAGATTAATAAAGACACAGTACTCATTTCCTTCCCCATCCCATCTTACCCCATACAAGACGGATGCCATTTGTGATGCGATGAACCAGTTACGTAGTTAACGTCTATGACGCATCGTCTTCCCTGCGATACAGATCTAATTATGTCTGTGGGTTTCAATATTTCCCCTCTCAActtgcttataaattatatttatttagtattttcttgtgtttgattttcttgtgttagaaattaaagactttttatcggattttaaacgcgattttgataataataccCCTCGCCCATGGATTTAAGTgaccattttttttgtagaaaataattttattaaaaaaagcgagatatcttataaaaatgcaGTTTATTTAATGGTTAGCAGACTGACTGGCTACGTCATACCCACTCGTACAAAGACAATTGCTTTCATTCTTTACTATAAGATTTCATCGAAGTATATTATTTGCTAACAATATTGAATCGTACCTTGATCAACGAGTGGTAAATTGGAATTTATTGGCACGCTATAAAAATTTCGCCAGCCGTTGCTGTGCCGGCCTATTTTAGTTGgactatttttaaactgatATATCGATATATAACTGCGTTGCGTTTATCACTATGCGTTGTATTGATGCAGTGGGATGGATGcaagattatttattgtagtaCAATTTTccattaactatatttatctatttattaaaacctacTCGAGTGTTGAGTGTAACAGTTGATCGTTATGTTCTATAAACAGGCacgaataaataaaggaatatcattataataaaattaagcaaatattttttaatagcgTTATTTTTTGGCTCATTAAGGAAATGTTTATTAGATTAtcgtttatatttctattaattgcTATGTATAATAAGACATTTCACCTGAAATGCatgtataattgtaaattttgtattatttatttttatatttattatatttaaatcaaactcCCACTCAAATTTCTTTTGAACTAGTCGTTCATCGAACCGCTTTTGAATCAttaaataccaaaaaaaaaaaatatatttatcaccggttcggaaagcagtttctacagagaataACCGGCACGAAACTCtagtatcattttaattaccaACTTTATAATCTTCATAACCTATCATAATAATGGTCCTTGGTCACGACAACTAAAAAACTACGCAATCGCTGAAAACGTGAAAAGTTTTACACGGAAATCTACTGATTGGCCTTGACAGCCTCCTCTCTTAATAACTTCCTTGGCCTGAGACTTGTGAAATGTGttccgtttttttttctttattctaataaaagaaaaaaaaaacatctgaCCAAAAGGAAAGGAAAATTAACAATAGCAATATATTCTGAATCGCAGTATATCTTTTTGAAAGAATCTACattctaaatttgaaaaaagccTATATTTTCTAGAATAATCTATCTCAGTACCGATGTACAggtttgttgctcattcacaGAAAACTTTGATGTAATGTGACACACTTGATATTGGGCTAAAGTAACATACGCGAGCAAAGCCATAGCCAGTGGCTAGTATAACGTTCTCAAAAGAGAAtacgttttaataaagacttaAATTCCGTAAATTATCATCAGTATCAGACtaatgagaaataaattgacaatGGGCGTTTGAAATGGAATTTTATCACTTATTACGTAAGaactaaataacataataatttgaacattCATGTCTGCGCTGACGTCATCGAGTTAACCGCGAAACaagtattaaagaaatatattgtaacataTCTATGTCTATTAAATACACAGTAAATTAAAACTTCGtataataaaacctttaaaaattactttatctaACAAttcttcattaaaaattttaagaatatttgtcatatgtagtttttttattataaaccatCAAAATAAGGTTCTATATGCATATCGCCGTTCAGGGTAATTAATCTAtttgctataatatataattttttaaaaatggaatatacatatatgatgCTCATAGTTGATGATACATTTCATAGCcacaatatgttatatttaagaattaataatcttggaataaacaaaaaactgtTTCATCAATTCATAGTTTCATAGTATccaaatgatttttataaaaaaaaaatctcatattaGTGACACTTACAAAAATTCTATTATGTAAAACAGGTTttactaaaaaacaaaaaacaatcgcatacaaataaaaagtacaaacATGAAATGACAATCGCAATAAAAGGCATACGAACAAACAGAACAATTCGCATCAGTCAAGCATGCATGGGTTATCGAGCAATAGATAAATTCGCAACGTTAGTGTCAAAATTAAAAGCAGTTTTGGGACAAATTTAGTTATATCTTTAAGCATATTCTATGACAATGGAGTGTATGAAAAATGGATTTATGAATGTCTGAATATTTATcggtataaattttttatcagcaATGTTTTGTCgtaaactatttaaaacataataaaaaaagattattgtttattgttaaaacttGTGTCATTTTCTTTTgcttatactataataatgcCACATATCTACAAATAAACTAAGTCACGTGAACCATCGTTTACacatagttattttttgtttgttcccTAAGACGCGGTAATttcaataagattttttttatgtttttttttttcaattagagTCGTCTGCGCTCATGATTTACTTATTAAGTTCTTTCtatcaatttacattttaaccgTATACGAACTTGTATAACATTTCTCTATTCCCctcaattttatgtaaaatttttttttctccaaCTAAACTGTGCAACTCCCGATTCtttgtcaatatttttctaacatcctaattttttgttatttttcttcaacTAAAGTGTAGAATCCCCAATATAATTTcgattattctattttatttttttttttattttttgttcccTCACCTGTGGATGGTAAGGTACAACCGCATCAGCTCGGTGAACTGGGGGTCGTCGAAGCCGAGCATGGTGCAGTAGTTCGCCGACCAGTCCTTCGCCTCGTCGATCGCGCCGATGCCCTTGCCGTCGCGGTACACGTTGCGGTATATCGTCGCCGCGATCACCGGCAGCTTGGCGATCAGGTTCATCGCGTCTTCGTACACGTACTGGAATTTGTGGATCGATCTAACTCacactcaaactcaaactcaaattatttattcagttgGACTTCTTGTGGAAGCGCTTTTGAACGGTTATAAAAACGTATACCACCGATACATAGTCTAGTGTCGCTAGTACATACAGTCACTTTTTTGATGCGACATAACTGTTGAAtcttgttgtttttaaatggaaCAAACACATGGTCATGTACCGCTTCGAAATGATAGGTTAGAGAAGTTTTCGTAGGAACTTTTCAAAATATCtgaacataatatgtacataatgcGTATTTTGGAGCGTTTTTCCATCAGTTACTTAACAATGGAATACTGAGTGATTCTCAGTGCGCACCTCCCAGTTCCTTGActagaattttgaaattatcgtTCTGATTAATAGAATCGTATAGAAGAATAAACTTGGAAGTATTAAAACATACTctaaaaagaatttattatttttatattaatcagtCAGTACATACCTCCCAGTACTTAGACTTGTGCACGCCCTCCGAGTAGGCCTGCGCGAACTTGGACTCGCTGTTGAGAGCGGTGACGGCGGCCGAGAACTGCGACATCGGGTGCAGCTTGTTGGGCATGTTGTTCAGCATCGTCACCACGTGCGCTGGTAGCTCAGCcctgtttgtatgtattttgttatccAGTTGATAATAAGCGAAGCCTAgctggtacagtggttaaggcgtgagcgtagaaccgaggggtcctgggttcgaaaTCCGGTGgggacacacaaaaaaaatgtctcggtctggcaggacacagatggctgatcacctacttgcccataaagaaaatagatcagtgaaacagatgtatatcttctgccccataccccgcTAGGGGTCAAGGGATATCACTATAGCCTAACTGAACTTCGAACAATTAGAATTCTTATGGTACGTGCGTGTTCTATTTGTAAAAGGATATCTAGTTAGTTGTCACAGACCAGAGCAGTGCAgaaatctactatataaaaataagtcgggttttccttcctgacgctataactccagaacgcacgaaccaatttccacggtttttcattcgttggaaagatcttgggctccgtgaggtttatagcaaagaaaattcaggaaaaatttgaacaaaaaagcgggaaaataatttttcacatacagccatctggtggcgaaacggagttcgccgggtttgctagtatataataaaaaaaaatcttatcaaattacaagATAGCGTTGTTATAACTGTAAACTTGAAAAGTTTATAGCGCTATAAAACCTACTGTTGTAAGTTTCATCTTGATTTTTATTCTTCAAAAGCTATCTGCAATGTTCTATTGTTATCTGCAATGTTCTATtgctatagatataaataaaaagtacgtATGTGTATGCAGTTAAATATCTGgacgaatttaaaatttttatacataattcctAACGATACATTTCAAAGCCCATACCTCTGGGCCCATTCCTTGGAGACAGCATGCACTTGTGCGTCGGTGGGCACTTCCCCGGTCATCAGCAGCCAGAACAGACCCTCGGGCAGAGGCTCCTCACCGCCCTTCGCTTTGGGCAGCTGCTTCTGGCACTCGGGAATCGACATGCCACGGAACCGGATGCCCTCGTCGGCGTCCAGGACAGAGGTCTCGCAGATCAAACCCTTGATACCGCGCATGCCACCGTACATCTGGAAACTCTCGATGGTTACTTTCTGGACTTGTAGGAgatttgaagaaaaataactGATTGACAAGATTTAGCCAGAATAAGGGGGTACTGccggtataaatatattaaaaaaaattaataccaaCGCttcaaaaatgatttaaacaacgttaaattaaattaattttaattttgacattACATGGATTAAGATTTTCACCCATAAGATAGGCCTATGatctattttacatataataacaacCCAAAAGGCTTTGACGACACCGAAGCGGTTTACGAGTGTTTATTGGCGATTCAACAATccaaagaaataacaaatttctatATACTTGCGTTTCAATTTACAACTCTATATATGaatacacatttaaatgtaaaagagTGTAATGTAACCTTGCGTAATTCAATTGACAAAATTACTGTTCGATTGCGATAAGCTCGtgagttaaataaacatttttcatattcaaTTTCTCAAGTTTTAAGTACCTATCTACTACTCTATTGATAAACTATCaattaatactaattttttgcatatttgaCATAGCTTctagtttttaaaaactttctgTTTTATGGTTATATTACGCAAATGTagtgttgaataaataaacaataatttcgttTGATGAATAGAAGATAAGAAAGGAAATGTGAAGAAGGTAAGGTATAAGGGAGGTGAatgatttaatgtaattaaagacATTTGAAGAGCAACTtcacaaaaacataaagaaaTCGGTCACAAACCATGTCAACGGTGACCTCTCCAACTTTGGTGGCGCCATGTTTCTTGCGGAATTCGCGGATCTTCTCTTGTTCCTTAGGAATCTTTTCTTGAAGAACGCTCTTGAGGTTCGTGTTCTCCGCACTCAGGTTGCGGAGCACGATGGTTGCCGTTGGGCATATTttctataagaaaaaaataagttctatttttaaatttgatattggAATTTTTGTTGTGCCAATAACTATTTGATGTGTGattcataataaatgtctTTTTTTCTTCGAAAAGTATACGCGTTCGTTCCAGACGCCCTAAATCCAATAACGTCACTTGtaaaattttccatatttaCTGATAATCAACACGAACAACAAAGTACGCTGCTATTATAGGGaggaaaataataagaaatctcgaagacaaaaataacaacatttaattgtgctataaatttaatggGATTTTCCTTTTCAAAGTTAAGTACCTGTTTTGTTGtatacaatcaaaataaagtttttactgAGAATAATATTCTTGGATAgaacctttatttatttgaatacaaactaacaataaaacatattgaaccgaaaaattgtttttaattataaatttttaaaatgcgtTATTTACGTATCTTTTAAATGTATCCGCGATAAATTTCTTACAGAACGAGGATCTGGTGTAAAATGATTACCAAAATTAACAGCATAACGTTGAAATTCATTCAATGGAATCGTGATGAAACCTTAAGTCCATAGTCCGGTTCACAACCTCGTCTAAATCGACGACAAATGACAGgtacta
It encodes:
- the LOC119835464 gene encoding probable citrate synthase 2, mitochondrial, with the protein product MALFKITTSKLVEIQKICPTATIVLRNLSAENTNLKSVLQEKIPKEQEKIREFRKKHGATKVGEVTVDMMYGGMRGIKGLICETSVLDADEGIRFRGMSIPECQKQLPKAKGGEEPLPEGLFWLLMTGEVPTDAQVHAVSKEWAQRAELPAHVVTMLNNMPNKLHPMSQFSAAVTALNSESKFAQAYSEGVHKSKYWEYVYEDAMNLIAKLPVIAATIYRNVYRDGKGIGAIDEAKDWSANYCTMLGFDDPQFTELMRLYLTIHSDHEGGNVSAHTTHLVGSALSDPYLSFAAGLNGLAGPLHGLANQEVLIWLEKLRKQVGDNFTEEGLKEFIWKTLKSGQVVPGYGHAVLRKTDPRYTCQREFALKHLPNDPMFKLVAAVYKVVPPILTELGKVKNPWPNVDSHSGVLLQYYGLKEMNYYTVMFGVSRALGVLAQLVWSRALGFPIERPKSFSTDALIKQLG